A stretch of Primulina tabacum isolate GXHZ01 chromosome 13, ASM2559414v2, whole genome shotgun sequence DNA encodes these proteins:
- the LOC142522594 gene encoding protein MOR1 isoform X1 — MSEDEKLLKEAKKLPWEDRLTHKNWKVRNDANIDLAAVCDSISDPKDPRLREFGPFFKKLLADSNAPVQEKALDALIAFLRAADADVGRYAKEVCDAIVAKCLTGRPKTVEKSQMAFMLWVELEAVDTFLDAMEKAIKNKVAKAVVPAIDVMFQALSEFGTKIVPPKKLLKMLPELFDHQDQNVRASSKGLTLELCRWIGKEPVKSILFEKMRDTMKKELEAELANVLGTAKPTRKIRSEQDKEPEVETASEVVGAGPAEGTVDDTPLEIDEYELIDPVEILTPLDKSGFWEGVKAAKWSERKEAVAELTKLASTKRIAPGDFSEVCRTLKKIITDVNIAVAVEAVQALGNLSRGLRTHFSSNSRVLLPILLEKLKEKKPTLVEALTLTLQAMHQSGCLNLTDIVEDVKTAVKNKVPHVRSLTLNWVTYCIETSNRAAILKAHKEYVPICMECLNDGTPEVRDAAFSALASIAKMVGMRPLEKSLEKLDDVRKKKLAEMIGGSTADPSTVSSSAANLSSGRSLSSTEASDVSFVRRSAASMLSGKKPIHTAPVIKKGSSSKSVSTKKGDGGGQSKVSKPAEPDDVEPAEMSLEEIESRLGSLIQSDTISQLKSAVWKERLEAIVSFKEQTEAIIDINPSVEVLIRLLCVVPGWNEKNVQVQQQIVDIITHIASTASKFPKKCVVLCLLGISERVADIKTRAQAMKCLTTFCEAVGPGFIFERLYKIMKEHKNPKVLSEGLLWLVSAVEDFGISCIKLKDLIDFCKDIGLQSSAAATRNATIKLIGVLHKFVGPDIKGFLSDVKPALLSALDAECEKNPYEGTSAVPKKTVKVTDAASSLASGGLDGLPREDISEKITPTLLKGLECSDWKIRFESIESVNKIVEEANRRIQPTGTGELFGALRSRLHDSNKNLIMTTLSTIGVLASAMGQAIEKSSKQGILSDILKCLGDNKKQMRECTLSTLDAWLAAVHLDKMVPYVSAALTDTKLGAEGRKDLFDWLSRQLSESTNFPDAIHMLKPSATSMTDKSADVRKAAETLFGEILRICGQEMVTKNLRDIQGSALAIVIERLKPHGAFQESFEPGRAASSGLTSKNSSKVGKANVHGDRASRHGNKAAPTRTLSTKGSRQELIMSVQDINLQSQALLNVKDSNKDDRERMVVRRFKFEELRLEQIQDLESDVTKYFREDLHRRLLSADFKKQVDGIEMLQKPLPAMRMEVIEVLDILLKWFVMRFCESNTSCLLKVLEFLPELLDMLKNEGYTMTEAEAAIFLPCLVEKSGHNIEKVREKMRELMKQMIHMYSATKTFPYVLEGLRSRNNRTRIECADLVGFLLDNYGAEISGQLKSLQIVASLTAERDGDARKAALNTLAIGYKILGEDIWRYVGKLTEAQRSMLDDRFKWKAREMDKRKEGRPGEARAAIRRSVRDNGSDLAEQSGVVARSVAVPMFNRESYGHLEVQTDKLPILQAYSSMGPTDWNEALDIIAYGSPDQSVEGMKVVCHELAHATADPEGSSMGDVVKDADRLVSCLAKKIVKTFDFSLSGASSRSCKYVLNTLMQIFQTKTLAHAVKESTLDSLITELLLWLLDERVPQMDDGSQLLRALNILMFKILDNADRTSSFVVLINLLLPLDPSRWPSPAANESLVIRNQKFSDLVVKCLIKLTKVLQSTIYDIDLDRILQSIHIYLQELGMDEIRKRAGADDKPLRMVKTVMHELVKLRGTAIKGHLSLVPIDMLPQPIILAYIDLNLQTLAAARMLTPSGPVGQTHWTDSTANNSAPATHSADAQLKQELAAIFKKIGDKQTSSIGLYELYRITQLYPQVDIFAQLQNASNAFRTYIRDGLAQMERNAAAGRTPSSVPLSTPPPVTLNPSPRFGALSPVNTNSLSDSTNTNTRIEPTNFTLPPSYAEDHRPVNTVSPRGPTSDQSVFQHLDESRTDILPSVTNGTLDAIRERMKSIQLAAAQVNPEPRNRPLVQVNGNISHPYGAEGLSANNPTQSGILPMDEKALSGLQARMERLKSGSFDFM, encoded by the exons ATGTCGGAGGATGAGAAGTTGTTGAAGGAGGCAAAGAAATTGCCATGGGAGGATAGATTAACCCACAAGAATTGGAAAGTGAGGAACGATGCGAATATCGATTTAGCCGCTGTTTGCGACTCCATCTCGGATCCCAAGGACCCGCGCCTTCGTGAATTTG GGCCATTTTTCAAGAAGTTGTTGGCGGATTCTAATGCTCCGGTGCAGGAGAAGGCTCTCGATGCACTCATTGCTTTTTTGAGAGCAGCGGATGCCGACGTTGGAAG GTATGCGAAAGAGGTATGCGATGCAATTGTGGCCAAATGTCTAACAGGAAGACCGAAAACAGTGGAGAAGTCACAAATGGCGTTTATGCTATGGGTTGAGTTGGAGGCTGTAGACACTTTCCTT GATGCCATGGAGAAAGCGATAAAAAATAAAGTTGCGAAGGCAGTTGTGCCTGCAATAGATGTAATGTTTCAAGCTTTAAG TGAATTTGGGACAAAGATAGTGCCAcccaaaaaattattgaaaatgcTTCCCGAACTTTTTGATCACCAAGATCAGAATGTTCGTGCTTCTTCCAAGGGGCTAACACTAGAGCTTTGTCGTTGGATTGGAAAGGAACCTGTCAAATCGATATTGTTTGAAAAGATGCGAGATACTATG AAAAAAGAGTTGGAGGCTGAGCTTGCTAATGTACTTGGAACTGCAAAACCGACGCGTAAGATAAG ATCTGAGCAAGACAAGGAGCCAGAAGTAGAAACTGCTTCTGAGGTTGTGGGAGCTGGCCCTGCTGAAGGAACCGTAGATGATA CTCCTCTGGAGATAGATGAATATGAACTTATTGATCCAGTTGAAATACTGACACCTTTGGATAAGTCTGGATTCTGGGAAGGAGTG aaagCTGCCAAATGGTCTGAGAGAAAAGAGGCTGTTGCTGAATTGACCAAACTTGCATCCACGAAACGGATTGCCCCTGGAGATTTTTCGGAAGTTTGTCGAACATTAAAAAAG ATTATTACGGATGTAAATATTGCTGTTGCAGTCGAAGCAGTACAAGCACTTGGAAATCTTTCAAGGGGTCTAAGAACCCATTTCTCAAGCAATTCTCGTGTCTTATTGCCCATATTGCTG GAAAAACTGAAGGAGAAGAAACCAACTTTGGTGGAGGCACTTACACTAACTCTTCAAGCAATGCACCAGTCTGGATGCTTAAATCTTACGGACATTGTTGAAG ATGTTAAGACAGCAGTTAAAAATAAAGTTCCTCATGTTAGATCATTGACGTTGAACTGGGTTACCTATTGTATCGAAACAAGTAACAGGGCTGCTATTCTTAAAGCGCACAAGGAATATGTTCCAATCTGCATGGAG TGCCTAAATGATGGAACACCTGAAGTGAGGGATGCAGCATTCTCTGCTTTGGCATCTATTGCTAAG ATGGTTGGTATGAGACCTTTAGAAAAGTCGCTGGAAAAGCTCGATGATGTTAGGAAAAAGAAATTAGCTGAAATGATTGGAGGATCGACGGCGGACCCATCCACTGTTTCAAGCTCAG CTGCCAACCTATCTTCTGGGAGAAGTTTGTCTTCCACCGAG GCTTCTGATGTATCATTTGTTAGAAGATCAGCGGCCAGTATGCTTAGTGGGAAGAAACCTATTCATACAGCT CCAGTTATCAAGAAAGGTTCCTCCAGTAAATCGGTTTCCACCAAGAAAGGTGATGGAGGAGGACAATCAAAAGTTTCAAAACCTGCAGAACCTGACGATGTAGAG CCAGCTGAAATGAGTTTGGAAGAGATTGAAAGCAGATTAGGATCCCTTATACAGTCagatacaatttctcagttgaAGAGTGCTGTTTGGAAAGAGAGACTTGAAG CTATTGTGTCTTTCAAAGAGCAGACGGAAGCAATAATCGACATCAACCCATCAGTTGAGGTTTTGATCCGTTTACTTTGTGTAGTTCCTGGTTGGAATGAGAAAAATGTTCAG GTTCAGCAACAGATTGTCGATATCATCACTCACATTGCCTCAACTGCATCAAAGTTTCCAAAAAAATGTGTTGTTCTTTGCCTTTTAG GTATCAGTGAAAGAGTTGCTGACATCAAGACTCGTGCTCAGGCCATGAAGTGTCTTACTACATTTTGTGAAGCTGTAGGTCCTGGTTTCATATTTGAGAGG ctttataaaattatgaaagagCACAAGAATCCCAAGGTTCTGAGTGAAGGACTATTGTGGTTGGTTTCTGCCGTTGAGGATTTTGGTATTTCATGCATTAAACTGAAG GATTTAATCGACTTCTGCAAGGATATTGGTTTGCAATCTAGTGCTGCTGCCACTAGAAATGCTACTATCAAACTTATTggtgttttacacaagtttgtTGGTCCAG ACATTAAGGGATTTCTCTCAGATGTAAAACCTGCTCTTTTAAGCGCGCTTGATGCTGAGTGTGAAAAAAATCCTTATGAG GGGACATCAGCAGTTCCGAAGAAGACTGTGAAAGTAACCGATGCTGCATCATCCTTGGCTTCTGGTGGGCTAGATGGCCTACCACGCGAAGACATAAGCGAAAAGATTACCCCTACCTTGTTGAAAGGCCTTGAATGTTCTGACTGGAAG ATCCGTTTCGAGTCAATTGAAAGTGTTAACAAAATTGTAGAAGAGGCCAACAGACGTATTCAACCTACTGGAACTG GGGAGCTTTTTGGAGCTCTAAGAAGCCGTCTGCATGACAGCAATAAAAACTTGATCATGACAACTTTGTCCACTATTGGTGTTCTTGCATCTGCCATGGGACAGGCAATCGAGAAGTCCAGCAAG CAGGGTATTCTATCAGATATTTTGAAATGCCTTGGTGACAATAAGAAACAAATGAGAGAGTGCACTCTGAGCACCTTAGACGCTTGGCTTGCTGCTGTTCATCTTGATAAAATG GTCCCTTATGTTTCAGCTGCTCTTACTGACACTAAGCTTGGTGCGGAAGGGCGCAAGGATCTCTTTGACTGGTTATCTAGACAACTTAGTGAATCGACTAATTTTCCTGATGCTATACATATGCTAAAACCTTCTGCGACTTCTATGACA GATAAATCAGCAGATGTTCGTAAAGCTGCTGAAACATTGTTTGGTGAAATATTGAGAATTTGTGGACAAGAAATG GTGACcaaaaatttgagagatatTCAAGGGTCTGCTTTAGCTATTGTCATTGAGCGATTAAAGCCACACGGGGCTTTTCAAG AAAGTTTTGAGCCTGGCCGGGCAGCTTCTTCTGGCTTGACATCCAAAAACAGCTCGAAAGTCGGAAAAGCCAATGTTCATGGCGATCGTGCATCACGACATGGAAACAAGGCCGCTCCTACA AGAACTCTTTCTACGAAGGGCTCAAGACAAGAGTTAATTATGTCCGTTCAAGATATCAACTTGCAGTCACAGGCTTTGCTTAATGTTAAAGATTCAAATAAG GATGATAGAGAGAGAATGGTTGTTCGCAGATTTAAGTTTGAAGAATTACGTTTAGAGCAAATTCAAGATCTCGag AGTGATGTCACGAAGTACTTCCGAGAGGATTTGCATAGGCGGTTGTTAAGCGCGGACTTTAAGAAGCAAGTTGATGGAATTGAGATGCTGCAGAAG CCCCTTCCGGCCATGAGAATGGAGGTAATTGAAGTCTTGGATATACTCTTGAAGTGGTTTGTGATGAGGTTCTGTGAATCCAATACATCATGCCTATTAAAG GTTCTGGAATTTCTACCTGAACTTCTGGACATGTTGAAGAATGAGGGCTACACAATGACTGAAGCAGAGGCAGCcatttttcttccttgcttggTTGAGAAG TCTGGGCATAACATTGAAAAAGTAAGAGAGAAAATGCGAGAGTTGATGAAGCAAATGATCCACATGTATTCGGCGACAAAAACTTTTCCTTATGTTTTGGAAGGTTTGCGTTCTAGAAACAATAGGACACGGATCGAATGTGCTGACCTTGTCGGATTCTTACTCGATAATTATGGAGCTGAG ATAAGCGGGCAGTTAAAATCCTTGCAAATTGTTGCAAGTTTAACTGCTGAACGAGACGGTGATGCTAGGAAGGCTGCTTTAAATACTTTGGCCATCGGATATAAGATTCTTG GTGAAGACATTTGGAGATACGTTGGTAAGCTTACTGAAGCACAACGAAGTATGTTAGATGATCGATTTAAGTGGAAG GCTCGGGAGATGGATAAAAGGAAAGAAGGAAGACCAGGGGAAGCCAGGGCTGCTATAAGGCGTTCAGTGAGAGATAATGG GTCTGATCTAGCTGAGCAAAGTGGGGTAGTTGCTCGCTCTGTGGCTGTCCCAATGTTCAACAG GGAGAGTTATGGTCATCTTGAAGTTCAAACAGACAAACTTCCAATTCTTCAAGCATATTCCAGTATGGGTCCCACAGACTGGAATGAAGCTTTGGATATCATAGCTTATGGTTCACCTGATCAG TCTGTTGAAGGAATGAAAGTTGTGTGCCATGAATTGGCACATGCAACTGCTGATCCTGAAGGCAGCAGTATGGGCGATGTAGTGAAAGATGCTGATAGACTGGTCTCATGTTTAGCTAAAAAG ATAGTAAAGACTTTTGACTTTAGTCTCAGTGGTGCTTCATCAAGGTCTTGTAAATATGTCCTGAACACTCTCATGCAG ATTTTTCAGACCAAGACACTTGCTCACGCTGTGAAGGAAAGCACGCTTGATAGTCTCATTACAGAACTATTGCTTTGGCTTTTGGACGAAAGGGTTCCACAGATGGATGACGGCAGTCAACTTTTGAGAGCTTTGAATATTCTGATGTTCAAGATTCTG GATAATGCCGACCGTACTTCATCCTTTGTCGTGCTTATAAATCTCTTGCTACCACTTGATCCATCAAGATGGCCATCTCCAGCAGCAAATGAGTCACTTGTTATTAGAAATCAGAAATTTTCTGATTTGGTTGTTAAATGTTTAATCAAACTTACAAAG GTTTTGCAAAGTACAATATATGACATAGACCTTGATCGCATTCTTCAAAGTATCCATATATATCTACAAGAACTAGGAATGGATGAAATACGGAAGAG AGCGGGGGCTGATGACAAACCACTTCGAATGGTTAAAACTGTAATGCATGAGCTTGTTAAGCTTCGAGGAACTGCCATAAAGGGTCACCTTTCCCTGGTACCAATAGATATGCTACCTCAACCTATTATTCTAGCCTATATCGATCTGAATCTTCAG ACCTTGGCGGCTGCTAGAATGTTGACACCATCTGGGCCTGTTGGGCAAACTCACTGGACTGATTCAACAGCCAATAACTCAGCACCTGCAACTCACTCCGCAGATGCTCAATTGAAG CAAGAATTGGCTGCAATCTTTAAGAAAATTGGTGACAAACAAACTAGCTCAATCGGGTTGTATGAACTATATCGCATTACACAACTATATCCTCAG GTTGACATTTTCGCTCAACTGCAAAATGCCAGCAACGCGTTTCGAACTTACATTAGAGATGGTTTAGCACAG atggagagaaatgccgcTGCAGGAAGGACGCCTTCGAGTGTACCCCTGTCCACTCCGCCCCCAGTGACACTCAACCCTTCTCCAAGATTTGGAGCTCTATCTCCCGTAAATACAAATTCATTAAGTGATTCAACGAATACAAATACAAGAATCGAACCCACAAACTTCACTTTACCACCATCATATGCTGAAGATCATCGACCTGTTAATACCGTCTCACCAAGAGGTCCCACTTCCGATCAATCAGTATTCCAGCATTTAGACGAGTCAAGAACTGACATACTACCATCAG TTACAAACGGTACATTGGATGCAATTAGGGAAAGAATGAAGAGTATCCAATTGGCAGCAGCTCAAGTGAATCCTGAGCCAAGGAACCGACCACTGGTACAAGTAAATGGAAATATTAGCCATCCATATGGGGCAGAAGGGCTCAGTGCCAATAATCCTACGCAGAGCGGTATCCTTCCTATGGATGAGAAGGCGTTGTCCGGCCTACAGGCTCGTATGGAGCGATTAAAGAGTGGATCATTCGACTTTATGTAA